A stretch of DNA from Candidatus Neomarinimicrobiota bacterium:
GTGATAAGGGATTTCATATTCATGTAGCCGAGGATAGGGCGGACTTGGATGACGCAAGGCAGAAATACAATATGAGTACGGTTGCAAGATTAGCGGCAAAGGGGATATTGAACGAGAAATCTATCGCAGCGCATTGTGTTCACCTGGTGGATGGAGATGTTGATCTGCTGAAAGATTCGGGTGTCATGGTGACTCATCAGCCTTTGTCGAATGCCAACAATGCTGTCGGAAGAGCAGAAATTCCGGTTCTGCTGAAAGAGAAAGTCAGGGTAGCGCTCGGCACGGACAGTTACACGCATAATATGCTGGAGGAGGCTCATTTTGCCCTTTTGAATCATGACGCTGAAAACGGCGGTCCGCTCTCCGTTTCTGATGTGACCTTAATGTTGAGTGAAAACGCCTGCGCCGCCTCAGGTTATCTTGGAGTGAAGTTGGGTCTGATTGCAAAAGGGTATGAAGCAGATTTTGCGATCTACGATTATTCGCCGCCCACGCCGGTCAGCGAAACGAATTTCAACTCTCACATATTTTATGGTTTAAGATCGATTCTTCCGAAAAGTGTATTCGCCAAGGGGGAAAAGATCGTGGATGATTATAAAATGACTAAAGTCAATGAAGAAGAAATTTACGAGAAATCACGCGCGGCTGCAAAAGCGCTCTGGGATAGAATGTGAGGGGAGGAGAATATGACGGTTAACATCAATTGGAATTCCGCATCTAAAGCAACGAACAGCGTCCTGGATATGGTAGGACGAACGCCGCTCGTCAGGCTGAACAGAGTGAGCGATGAAACGGGCGCCGATATCTACGCGAAGATCGAGTGGTTCAGCATGTCGGGGAGTCTCAAAGACCGGATCTATAAGCGGATGTTCGAGGAAGCCGAGGCAAGAGGCGACCTGAAACCGGGAATGACGGTATTGGAATGCTCGACGGGAAACGCCGGGATAGCCTGCTCGTTCGTTTCGGCAGTGAAGGGATATAAATGCATTATCGTGATGCCGGAGGGGATGAGCGAAGAACGGAAGAAACTTG
This window harbors:
- a CDS encoding amidohydrolase family protein, which translates into the protein DKGFHIHVAEDRADLDDARQKYNMSTVARLAAKGILNEKSIAAHCVHLVDGDVDLLKDSGVMVTHQPLSNANNAVGRAEIPVLLKEKVRVALGTDSYTHNMLEEAHFALLNHDAENGGPLSVSDVTLMLSENACAASGYLGVKLGLIAKGYEADFAIYDYSPPTPVSETNFNSHIFYGLRSILPKSVFAKGEKIVDDYKMTKVNEEEIYEKSRAAAKALWDRM